One Fusobacterium varium genomic region harbors:
- a CDS encoding rod shape-determining protein: protein MKMEYGVIDIGSNTIRLSIFKYNKEANTVKLITNKKIIVGLTGYVKKGQLSALGITKLCRTLQKLKISLENFEIKDYSVFATASLRNISNTEEVLKEIEKTTGMKPEIIVGEEEARLDFIGAKSGMNLERGILVDIGGGSTEIVLFNNGEIERLTSIPIGALNLQNKIVKHIVPEEKEIKKMRKIIKEALKELNWEHEQNYKYLYGIGGSSRACMNIIKESKNLPLEDKSFFVEELYNIVDILKNGGTCEETKELYRLIPERIFSFAGGAVILREIVDTFGVEKVIISKNGVREGYFIDRVIKKDEEKVENNES from the coding sequence ATGAAGATGGAGTATGGAGTAATCGACATTGGTTCAAATACAATTAGGCTTTCTATTTTCAAATATAACAAAGAAGCTAACACAGTAAAACTTATAACAAACAAAAAAATTATAGTAGGGCTTACTGGTTATGTAAAGAAAGGTCAACTTTCAGCTTTAGGTATAACAAAATTATGCCGTACACTTCAAAAATTGAAAATAAGTTTAGAAAACTTTGAAATAAAGGATTATTCAGTTTTTGCAACTGCTTCTTTAAGAAATATTTCAAATACAGAGGAAGTATTGAAAGAGATTGAAAAAACAACAGGAATGAAACCAGAAATTATAGTTGGAGAAGAGGAAGCAAGACTTGATTTTATTGGAGCAAAATCTGGAATGAATCTTGAAAGAGGAATTTTAGTTGATATTGGTGGAGGAAGTACAGAGATTGTATTATTCAACAATGGGGAGATAGAAAGATTAACAAGTATTCCAATAGGAGCTCTTAATCTTCAAAATAAAATTGTAAAACATATAGTTCCAGAAGAAAAAGAGATTAAAAAAATGAGAAAAATTATAAAAGAAGCTCTTAAAGAGTTAAATTGGGAGCATGAACAAAATTATAAATACCTTTATGGTATTGGAGGTTCATCAAGAGCTTGTATGAATATTATAAAAGAATCAAAAAATCTTCCATTAGAGGATAAATCTTTCTTTGTTGAGGAACTTTATAATATTGTAGATATTTTAAAAAATGGTGGAACTTGTGAAGAAACAAAAGAATTATACAGATTGATTCCAGAAAGAATATTTTCTTTTGCAGGAGGAGCAGTAATTTTAAGAGAAATTGTTGATACCTTTGGTGTAGAAAAAGTTATCATTAGTAAAAATGGTGTAAGAGAAGGATATTTTATTGATAGAGTTATAAAAAAAGATGAAGAGAAGGTAGAAAATAATGAATCTTAA
- the ppk1 gene encoding polyphosphate kinase 1 has protein sequence MNLNNYIENREISWLKFNERVLEEAVSEDNPLLERLKFLAIFTSNLDEFFMVRVGTMNDYIKYVPDYVDGKTGMNAREQLEKIYEISNRLYQKRDKVFDKLMELLEKENLKKEKIKNLSKKELSYLEKYFFNNVFPMLSPLIIDTWHPFPFIPNKQLNVIVYLSNKKKEVLGMVPVPNNMERVIMIDKELGRYVLLEEVILHFVKNIFSMYELKESSIMSVTRNMDIETDVENYDENLDYRQYMKQIVKTRNKLEPLRMEIQSRISEKFLDALLQRLNLSEEQVFTFNCPINLSYLFNISSFLPPNITTKLSYSAFSPVVHPIADKKHSMIDFIEKKDLLLFYPFESMKPFLNLIKEASEREDVQSIKITLYRISKDSKLAEYLINAVENGKDVTVLMELRARFDETNNIEWAQKLEEAGCHIIYGTDGFKVHSKICMITYRKDGEIKHITQVGTGNYNEKTSKMYTDYSLMTSDIEIGRDADIFFKNMSLGNLMGVYKKLWVAPSSFKQNILKNIENEIEKVKRGEEGKIVIKCNSFTDKDLIIALAEASDLGVKITLVVRGICCLVPQTEGKTRNIKVVSVVGRFLEHSRIYSFGDGDEQVLYIASGDMMTRNTEHRVEVGCPVLDKDIKERINSQIKTILEDNQKARVLEPNGEYKIVSSSESERKINSQEEFIREAEKNVYQIILEEPKVIEEKKSVKEGFLKKLFHFS, from the coding sequence ATGAATCTTAATAATTATATTGAAAATAGGGAGATTTCTTGGTTAAAATTTAATGAAAGAGTGCTTGAAGAAGCAGTTAGTGAAGATAACCCACTTCTTGAAAGACTAAAATTTTTAGCAATATTCACTAGCAATCTTGATGAATTTTTCATGGTAAGAGTTGGAACAATGAACGATTATATAAAATATGTTCCAGACTATGTAGATGGAAAAACAGGAATGAATGCTAGAGAGCAACTTGAAAAGATTTATGAAATATCAAATAGACTTTATCAAAAAAGAGATAAAGTTTTTGATAAACTTATGGAGCTTCTTGAAAAAGAAAATTTAAAAAAAGAGAAGATAAAAAATCTATCTAAAAAGGAGTTATCTTACCTAGAAAAATACTTTTTTAATAATGTATTTCCTATGTTATCTCCATTGATTATAGATACTTGGCATCCATTTCCCTTTATTCCTAACAAACAATTAAATGTTATAGTTTATCTATCTAATAAGAAAAAAGAGGTACTTGGAATGGTACCTGTTCCAAATAATATGGAAAGAGTTATTATGATAGATAAGGAACTTGGAAGATATGTACTTTTAGAAGAGGTAATTTTACATTTTGTAAAAAATATCTTCTCTATGTATGAACTAAAAGAAAGCTCTATTATGAGTGTAACAAGAAATATGGATATAGAAACTGATGTAGAAAACTACGATGAAAACCTTGATTACAGACAATATATGAAGCAAATTGTAAAAACTCGTAATAAGTTAGAACCTCTTAGAATGGAGATACAATCTAGAATTAGCGAGAAATTTTTAGATGCTCTACTACAAAGATTAAATCTTTCAGAGGAGCAAGTATTTACTTTTAATTGTCCAATAAATTTAAGTTACCTATTTAATATCAGCAGTTTTTTACCACCAAATATAACAACAAAACTTTCTTATAGTGCTTTTTCACCAGTTGTTCATCCAATAGCAGATAAAAAACATAGTATGATAGATTTTATAGAGAAAAAAGATCTACTACTTTTCTATCCATTTGAAAGTATGAAACCTTTCTTAAATTTGATAAAAGAGGCATCAGAAAGAGAAGATGTACAATCTATAAAAATAACTTTATATAGAATTTCAAAGGATTCTAAGTTGGCAGAATATTTGATAAATGCTGTGGAAAATGGAAAAGATGTCACAGTTTTAATGGAGCTTAGAGCTAGATTTGATGAAACAAACAACATTGAGTGGGCTCAAAAATTAGAAGAGGCAGGTTGCCATATAATCTACGGAACAGACGGATTTAAAGTTCACTCAAAAATCTGTATGATAACTTATAGAAAAGATGGAGAGATCAAACATATTACTCAAGTGGGAACAGGAAATTACAATGAAAAAACTTCAAAAATGTATACTGACTACTCTCTTATGACTTCAGATATAGAGATTGGAAGAGATGCAGATATCTTCTTTAAAAATATGTCTTTAGGAAATCTTATGGGAGTATACAAAAAACTTTGGGTAGCTCCATCTAGTTTTAAACAAAATATCTTAAAAAATATAGAAAATGAGATAGAAAAAGTTAAAAGAGGAGAAGAGGGTAAAATAGTTATAAAATGTAACTCTTTTACTGATAAAGATCTTATAATAGCTCTGGCAGAGGCTTCTGATTTAGGAGTAAAAATAACTCTTGTCGTTAGAGGAATCTGTTGTCTTGTTCCACAAACAGAGGGAAAAACAAGAAATATAAAGGTTGTAAGTGTTGTTGGAAGATTCTTAGAGCACTCAAGAATATATAGTTTTGGAGATGGAGATGAACAAGTTCTTTATATAGCTTCTGGAGATATGATGACAAGAAATACAGAGCATCGTGTGGAAGTTGGTTGTCCAGTTCTTGATAAAGATATAAAAGAGAGAATCAATTCTCAAATAAAAACTATTTTAGAGGACAATCAAAAGGCTAGAGTATTAGAACCTAATGGAGAGTATAAGATTGTTTCTAGTTCAGAAAGTGAAAGAAAGATAAACTCACAAGAGGAGTTTATTAGAGAAGCTGAGAAAAATGTTTATCAAATAATATTGGAAGAACCAAAGGTAATAGAAGAGAAAAAGTCTGTTAAAGAAGGATTCTTAAAAAAATTATTTCATTTTTCATAA
- a CDS encoding NADH:flavin oxidoreductase produces the protein MKTIFDKTNFVNLPIKNRIFRSAVWEGVAKNEHMTDELFSIYEELAKGGTGVIITSFVTINPDDIPAPNMLGIYDDSFIEEYKKLTDMVHSYGAKIFIQLVAGGSQGRNNVNLGKTIYGPSTHTNPITGIEAVEMSKEKIDEVVKLFRDASARAKKSGFDGVEIHAAHGYLISQFLNPLFNKREDEYGGDVDGRGRLLIDTYLSVREAVGDDFIVGMKINCDDFVDGGFNFGESSWICERMAMMGMDFIEISGGNAIRKVTSPEEESYFKAFANIIAEDNNIPVVLVGGNRDIDSIEEILNNSSIEYFAFARPLIREPNLANRWESGDRSRAKCISCNRCKGENGVSCIFNR, from the coding sequence ATGAAAACTATTTTTGACAAAACAAACTTTGTAAATCTTCCTATTAAAAACAGGATTTTCAGAAGTGCTGTTTGGGAGGGAGTTGCAAAAAATGAACATATGACTGATGAGCTTTTCAGCATATATGAGGAATTAGCAAAAGGGGGAACAGGGGTAATTATAACAAGTTTTGTTACTATAAATCCAGATGATATTCCTGCTCCTAATATGTTGGGAATATATGACGATTCCTTTATTGAAGAATATAAAAAGCTTACAGATATGGTTCACTCTTATGGAGCTAAAATATTTATACAACTTGTAGCTGGAGGATCTCAAGGTAGAAATAATGTTAATTTAGGGAAAACAATCTACGGACCTTCTACTCATACCAATCCAATTACAGGAATTGAAGCTGTGGAGATGTCAAAAGAGAAGATTGATGAAGTAGTAAAACTTTTTAGAGATGCTAGTGCAAGAGCTAAAAAGAGTGGTTTTGATGGAGTTGAAATTCATGCTGCTCATGGATATCTAATCAGTCAATTTTTAAATCCTCTATTTAATAAAAGAGAAGATGAGTATGGAGGAGATGTTGATGGTAGAGGTAGACTTCTAATAGATACTTATCTTTCAGTTAGAGAAGCTGTTGGAGATGACTTTATAGTTGGTATGAAGATCAACTGTGATGACTTTGTAGATGGTGGATTTAACTTTGGAGAAAGCTCTTGGATATGTGAAAGAATGGCTATGATGGGAATGGACTTTATTGAAATCAGCGGAGGAAATGCTATTAGAAAAGTTACATCTCCAGAGGAAGAAAGCTATTTTAAAGCTTTTGCTAATATAATTGCTGAAGATAACAATATTCCTGTTGTTCTTGTTGGAGGAAATAGAGATATTGATAGCATAGAAGAGATTTTAAATAATAGTAGTATTGAGTATTTTGCCTTTGCTCGTCCTCTTATTCGTGAGCCTAATTTAGCTAATAGATGGGAGAGTGGAGATAGATCAAGAGCTAAATGTATCTCTTGTAA